In Reichenbachiella agarivorans, one genomic interval encodes:
- a CDS encoding DMT family transporter: protein MRNKNTLPWVLLGLISLIWGSSFILIKKGLLVFNAPELGTLRIFMASLVLLPFGIQAIKRIPRGKIPYIFIVGFVGSYIPAMLFAYAQTRVGSAITGVINSFTPIFVSLFGALFFNLRMTRMSAFGIIIGFLGCIFIMLGGAHFDISGINLYGFFILAATIMYGINANIIKSFLPEIKALDITAVSFSLIFPICATYLFLGTAFTDKISSEPDFLMGFGYIAILGIIGTALAMFIFNNLVKMASPVFAASCTYIIPLVAIIWGLLDGETLNIYQYSGVVIVLVGVYLANRK from the coding sequence ATGCGCAACAAAAACACCCTTCCTTGGGTATTGCTCGGGCTGATTTCTCTCATCTGGGGCAGTTCATTTATTCTTATCAAGAAGGGCTTACTGGTTTTTAATGCCCCTGAGTTAGGGACACTGCGTATTTTTATGGCCTCTTTGGTTCTATTGCCTTTTGGCATTCAAGCAATTAAAAGAATCCCAAGAGGAAAAATCCCATACATCTTCATCGTCGGTTTTGTGGGGAGTTACATTCCAGCGATGCTTTTCGCCTATGCGCAAACCAGGGTGGGTAGCGCCATCACTGGGGTCATCAATTCTTTTACTCCGATTTTTGTCTCCCTTTTTGGCGCACTTTTTTTTAATCTACGGATGACAAGAATGTCTGCATTTGGAATCATCATTGGATTTCTCGGCTGCATCTTCATCATGCTGGGTGGCGCCCATTTCGATATCAGCGGAATCAACCTATATGGTTTTTTCATTTTAGCGGCTACCATCATGTACGGTATCAATGCCAACATCATCAAAAGCTTTTTGCCTGAAATCAAAGCATTGGATATTACAGCGGTTTCTTTCTCTCTCATTTTTCCAATTTGCGCCACTTATTTATTCTTGGGTACAGCTTTTACAGACAAGATCAGCAGTGAACCAGATTTTCTAATGGGTTTTGGATACATTGCCATTCTAGGAATAATCGGTACAGCACTAGCCATGTTCATATTCAACAACCTTGTCAAAATGGCTTCTCCAGTATTTGCAGCCTCTTGTACCTATATCATTCCATTGGTTGCGATCATCTGGGGATTGTTAGATGGAGAAACATTGAATATTTACCAGTACTCTGGCGTTGTGATTGTTTTGGTAGGTGTCTATCTTGCCAATCGTAAATAA
- a CDS encoding alpha/beta hydrolase, producing the protein MVDREEFSIVSRDGTQLAGYEYLVPQPKAMVCMIHGLGEHAGRYEHVAQFFCEHNISFYIIDMRGHGLSEGKRGHAPTYEALLDDVEELMMYARSEYNDLPMFLYGHSMGGNIVANYCLLRTTGELKGVVLSSPWFRLVAEPPTWKVNLAKRIATVLPSLTQPNNLNHQDLTHDKAVNQSYADDPMVHSKISVKLFSQCYQHSKWALENSDRLKTPIFSFHGADDPIVNPLGTEAFAESRPDLVRFVSLAETKHEPHNDLKQKEVLDLIIGWIETRVS; encoded by the coding sequence ATGGTAGACAGAGAAGAATTTTCCATCGTCAGCAGAGACGGTACCCAATTGGCAGGATATGAATATCTCGTACCACAGCCCAAGGCGATGGTATGTATGATCCATGGGTTGGGTGAACATGCCGGTCGCTACGAGCACGTCGCACAGTTTTTTTGTGAGCACAATATCTCGTTTTATATCATCGACATGAGAGGACACGGTCTCTCTGAGGGTAAGAGGGGACATGCACCCACTTATGAAGCACTGCTCGATGATGTAGAAGAACTCATGATGTATGCTCGATCTGAATACAACGATCTACCGATGTTTCTCTACGGTCACAGTATGGGAGGGAATATTGTGGCTAACTATTGCCTGTTGCGTACCACTGGGGAATTGAAAGGAGTGGTACTTTCATCACCTTGGTTCAGGTTAGTTGCAGAACCACCCACATGGAAAGTCAACCTGGCGAAAAGAATAGCTACGGTTTTGCCATCCTTGACTCAACCCAATAATTTGAATCACCAAGATTTGACCCATGATAAGGCTGTCAACCAATCCTATGCGGATGATCCCATGGTACATTCCAAGATATCGGTCAAGCTGTTCAGCCAATGTTATCAACATAGCAAATGGGCACTTGAAAACTCTGATCGGTTAAAAACCCCAATCTTTTCCTTTCATGGAGCAGATGACCCAATCGTGAATCCATTGGGAACAGAAGCATTTGCGGAGAGCAGACCAGATTTAGTACGCTTTGTATCATTGGCCGAAACCAAACACGAGCCACATAACGATTTGAAACAGAAAGAAGTGTTGGACTTAATAATCGGATGGATTGAAACAAGGGTTTCTTAA
- a CDS encoding nucleotide pyrophosphohydrolase: MTIEQAQAKVDQWIKEYGVRYFNELTNMTILTEEVGELARIMARTYGDQSFKKSDMGKDLGDEMADVLWVLICLANQTGVDLTKALEKNIEKKTQRDAMRHKENEKLK; this comes from the coding sequence ATGACGATTGAACAAGCACAAGCCAAAGTAGATCAATGGATCAAAGAATATGGCGTTCGTTATTTTAATGAGCTGACCAACATGACTATTCTGACCGAGGAAGTAGGTGAATTGGCACGCATCATGGCAAGAACCTATGGTGACCAATCGTTCAAAAAGTCCGATATGGGCAAGGATCTTGGAGATGAGATGGCCGATGTACTATGGGTATTGATTTGCTTGGCCAATCAAACAGGGGTAGACCTCACCAAGGCACTGGAAAAAAACATCGAGAAGAAAACCCAACGTGATGCGATGAGGCACAAAGAGAATGAGAAGTTGAAGTGA
- the dtd gene encoding D-aminoacyl-tRNA deacylase yields MIVVVQKSLEASVTIDGSVKGSIGVGFVILVGIEAEDSQDDIDWLSRKIVNLRLFEDEAGVMNLSLIDVEGDILLISQFTLHASTKKGNRPSYIKAARPEIAIPLYEKFIAQLESDLGKPIQTGEFGADMKVALVNDGPVTIIIDSKNKQ; encoded by the coding sequence TTGATAGTAGTCGTTCAAAAGTCGCTTGAAGCATCCGTAACCATTGACGGGTCTGTCAAGGGCAGTATTGGAGTGGGGTTTGTCATATTGGTGGGAATTGAAGCAGAAGACTCGCAAGACGACATTGACTGGCTCAGTCGCAAAATTGTGAATCTAAGATTGTTTGAAGACGAGGCTGGCGTCATGAATTTGAGTTTGATCGATGTGGAAGGCGATATTCTCCTGATCAGTCAGTTCACACTGCATGCCAGTACCAAGAAAGGCAACCGACCTTCTTACATCAAAGCTGCCAGACCAGAAATTGCCATTCCGCTCTACGAAAAATTCATTGCGCAATTAGAAAGTGATTTAGGAAAACCCATTCAGACAGGAGAATTTGGTGCAGACATGAAAGTAGCTTTGGTCAATGACGGCCCAGTCACGATCATCATCGATTCAAAAAACAAACAATAA
- a CDS encoding NAD-dependent epimerase/dehydratase family protein, which produces MAGKTALIVGATGLVGRELLNTLLSKDHYAKILIVGRRSIEIKDNRIEELIVNFDELEKYQSQISAHDYYCCLGTTMAQAKSKEAFYRVDFTYPMELAKIAQADPQFETFNLVSAYGANAQSGLFYNSVKGQLEEALKEMGLPALHIYQPSLLLGYRPHFRIWEEMAKLASSIFSFFIIGSRLRFWAIKGSQVAEAMFYVASSDEKGIHIHKPLEMQRIARKKEYTFDSSRSKVA; this is translated from the coding sequence ATGGCAGGCAAAACAGCATTGATCGTGGGAGCTACAGGTCTAGTAGGTAGGGAGCTTCTCAATACCCTATTGAGCAAAGACCATTATGCTAAAATATTGATTGTTGGCCGCAGATCAATTGAAATCAAAGACAACAGAATAGAAGAATTGATTGTCAATTTTGATGAATTGGAAAAGTATCAATCTCAAATATCTGCTCACGATTATTATTGTTGTCTGGGTACGACGATGGCGCAGGCCAAATCCAAAGAAGCATTTTACAGAGTAGACTTTACCTATCCCATGGAATTGGCCAAAATAGCTCAAGCTGATCCACAATTCGAAACCTTCAACCTGGTCTCAGCCTATGGAGCCAATGCACAATCTGGTTTGTTTTACAATTCCGTCAAGGGTCAGTTGGAAGAAGCTTTAAAGGAAATGGGCTTGCCAGCATTGCATATATATCAGCCTTCACTTCTGCTGGGTTATAGACCACATTTTAGGATTTGGGAGGAAATGGCCAAGTTGGCTTCTTCAATATTTTCGTTTTTCATCATTGGTTCGAGATTGAGATTTTGGGCAATCAAAGGAAGTCAGGTGGCGGAAGCCATGTTTTATGTCGCAAGCAGCGATGAGAAAGGAATACACATTCACAAACCGCTAGAGATGCAAAGAATCGCGCGAAAAAAGGAATATACATTTGATAGTAGTCGTTCAAAAGTCGCTTGA
- the nqrE gene encoding NADH:ubiquinone reductase (Na(+)-transporting) subunit E: MEAFNIFIKSAFIDNMIFAYFLGMCSFLAVSKKVSTAVGLGAAVIFVLTITVPINWLLQEYVLKEGALTWMGADFESIDLSFLSFIMFIAIIAAMVQLVEMVIEKVSPALYGSLGIFLPLIAVNCAILGASLFMVQRDYTLVEATAYGSGSGFGWFLAIIALAAIREKLKYSNVPNGLKGLGITMILTGLMGIAFKSFIGIVL, translated from the coding sequence ATGGAAGCATTTAATATTTTTATAAAAAGCGCATTTATTGACAACATGATCTTCGCATACTTCTTGGGTATGTGTTCGTTCCTAGCTGTGTCAAAGAAAGTATCTACGGCCGTGGGTCTGGGAGCTGCGGTGATCTTCGTCTTGACGATCACTGTGCCGATCAACTGGTTGTTGCAAGAATATGTTTTGAAGGAAGGAGCTCTTACTTGGATGGGGGCAGATTTTGAATCAATCGATTTGAGCTTCTTGAGCTTTATCATGTTCATCGCCATCATTGCTGCCATGGTGCAGTTGGTAGAGATGGTCATAGAGAAAGTCTCTCCAGCACTGTACGGATCACTAGGAATCTTCCTTCCATTGATCGCTGTAAACTGTGCGATCTTGGGAGCATCACTTTTCATGGTACAAAGAGATTATACATTGGTAGAAGCTACGGCTTACGGATCTGGTTCAGGATTCGGATGGTTCTTGGCCATCATCGCACTAGCTGCCATCAGAGAAAAATTGAAATACAGCAATGTACCTAACGGATTGAAAGGTCTAGGTATCACCATGATCCTGACAGGATTGATGGGGATCGCCTTCAAATCCTTCATCGGTATCGTGTTGTAA
- a CDS encoding NADH:ubiquinone reductase (Na(+)-transporting) subunit D: MSTETLEQAIVKEPSEPLFSKRRKKFITDPLNDDNPITIQVLGICSALAVTVKMQPTLVMSIAVVFVVVFSNLIISLMRNIIPGRIRIIVQLAIVATLVTLVSEFLKAYLFDMYKVLGAFVGLIITNCIVMGRLEAFAMANKAYDSVLDGLGSGFGYAWIILTVAFFRELLGSGSVFDFPVYGTIQNLTGFAIPTNGLMVDSIGAFMVLGIIIWIQRTKNGYVEH; encoded by the coding sequence ATGAGTACAGAAACTTTGGAGCAAGCAATCGTCAAGGAGCCTTCGGAACCTTTATTTTCCAAAAGAAGAAAGAAATTCATTACTGATCCGCTGAACGACGATAACCCGATTACCATACAGGTATTGGGTATATGTTCGGCACTGGCTGTCACTGTCAAGATGCAGCCAACTTTGGTAATGTCTATTGCAGTAGTTTTCGTTGTGGTATTTTCGAATCTCATCATCTCATTGATGAGAAACATCATCCCAGGACGTATCAGAATCATCGTCCAACTAGCGATTGTTGCCACTTTGGTAACCTTGGTAAGTGAATTTTTGAAAGCCTATCTGTTTGATATGTACAAGGTATTGGGTGCCTTTGTAGGACTGATCATCACCAACTGTATCGTGATGGGACGACTAGAGGCATTTGCCATGGCCAACAAAGCCTATGACTCTGTCCTTGATGGATTGGGTAGTGGGTTTGGATATGCCTGGATTATCTTGACAGTCGCATTTTTTAGAGAACTGTTGGGATCAGGTTCAGTATTTGATTTCCCAGTATATGGGACGATTCAAAACCTCACTGGATTTGCCATCCCAACCAATGGTTTGATGGTTGATTCGATCGGAGCATTTATGGTATTGGGTATCATCATTTGGATACAAAGAACTAAAAACGGTTACGTAGAACACTAA
- the nqrC gene encoding NADH:ubiquinone reductase (Na(+)-transporting) subunit C, with protein MQRSNLYIIVFAAVLTIILGGLLSGTSVVLKPLQDKQVELDTKKKILGAVMDISNIKKPQEILDLYDQRVKSIVVDINGDLMEKDEKGNPLVAEKIDFQKNHKKDVQTRPYPVFMIMKEGSDEVDSYVLPMFGAGLWDWISGFVALDSDLNTVRGVAFDHKSETPGLGARITTPVVQQRYIGKKIFDEQGSLQSVSMVKGENGESLDSHHIDGMSGATLTGKGVNAMLKEYLTYYETFIEKTKEAGKKPEVEEVEEVVTEEQNI; from the coding sequence GTGCAACGGTCTAATTTATACATCATCGTTTTCGCAGCAGTATTGACAATCATACTGGGCGGATTGCTATCTGGTACATCTGTAGTATTGAAACCACTACAAGACAAGCAAGTAGAACTAGATACAAAAAAGAAAATCTTAGGTGCGGTGATGGATATTTCCAACATCAAGAAACCTCAAGAGATTTTGGATCTATATGATCAAAGAGTAAAATCAATCGTAGTAGACATCAATGGAGATTTGATGGAGAAAGATGAAAAAGGCAACCCATTGGTCGCTGAAAAAATCGATTTCCAGAAGAATCACAAGAAAGATGTACAAACAAGACCTTATCCTGTTTTCATGATCATGAAAGAAGGTTCTGACGAAGTTGATTCTTATGTATTACCTATGTTTGGAGCAGGTCTTTGGGATTGGATTTCAGGATTCGTTGCCTTGGATAGTGATCTCAACACTGTCAGAGGAGTGGCATTTGACCACAAGTCAGAAACTCCGGGTCTTGGAGCCAGAATCACCACTCCAGTAGTACAACAGAGATACATAGGCAAGAAAATCTTTGACGAGCAAGGCAGTTTACAATCTGTGTCAATGGTAAAAGGCGAAAATGGAGAGTCTTTGGATTCTCACCACATAGATGGTATGTCTGGTGCTACCTTGACAGGAAAAGGTGTCAATGCCATGCTCAAAGAATACTTGACGTACTATGAGACTTTCATCGAAAAGACCAAAGAAGCTGGTAAAAAACCAGAGGTAGAAGAAGTGGAAGAAGTCGTCACTGAAGAGCAAAATATTTAA
- a CDS encoding NADH:ubiquinone reductase (Na(+)-transporting) subunit B — translation MKFIEDIFAKVRPNFEKGGKWEKFYYVYEAHETLFLAPNSTTSARGVQVRDAVDMKRMMMTVIIAMIPCLLFGIWNAGHQHFLAIGEVADLTDKLLMGGILVIPIVIVSYAVGLGIEFTFATIRKHEVNEGFLVTGMLIPLVMPASIPLWQVGLATAFAVIIGKEVFGGTGMNILNVALTARAFLYFAYPSQISGDVWSYIGDGQAVAGFSGATPLAIGAAAVEGTTPMVDMLNDSWTAGIYDFWNMFIGIMPGSIGETSTLMCLIGAAVLIITGVGSWKIIFSVFAGAFVMGTVCNMFGANEYMLLPAQYHLVIGGLAFGAVFMASDPVTAAQTETGKWIYGFLIGVLTIIIRVFNPAYPEGIMLAILLMNVFAPLIDFYVVGANKKRRLKRATV, via the coding sequence ATGAAATTTATAGAAGACATTTTTGCAAAAGTTCGACCAAACTTCGAAAAAGGAGGTAAGTGGGAGAAGTTTTACTATGTATATGAAGCACACGAGACGTTGTTTCTAGCACCCAACAGCACGACTAGCGCCAGAGGTGTACAAGTACGTGATGCAGTTGATATGAAGAGAATGATGATGACCGTGATCATCGCCATGATACCATGTTTGCTTTTTGGTATTTGGAACGCAGGTCATCAACACTTTTTGGCCATTGGAGAAGTCGCAGATTTGACTGACAAGCTTTTGATGGGAGGAATTTTGGTGATTCCGATCGTTATTGTCTCATACGCAGTAGGATTGGGTATCGAGTTTACGTTTGCTACCATCCGCAAGCATGAAGTCAACGAAGGATTCTTGGTGACAGGGATGTTGATTCCTTTGGTGATGCCTGCCTCTATTCCATTATGGCAAGTAGGTTTGGCTACAGCTTTTGCGGTGATCATCGGCAAAGAGGTATTTGGTGGTACAGGGATGAACATTCTCAATGTTGCCTTGACAGCCAGAGCATTCTTATATTTTGCCTATCCTTCACAGATTTCTGGTGATGTATGGTCATACATAGGTGATGGACAAGCAGTAGCTGGATTCTCAGGAGCAACACCACTTGCAATTGGTGCTGCAGCAGTAGAAGGAACCACCCCGATGGTAGACATGCTCAATGACAGTTGGACGGCAGGAATCTACGATTTCTGGAACATGTTTATCGGTATCATGCCAGGATCAATTGGTGAAACCTCTACTTTGATGTGCTTGATCGGTGCAGCTGTATTGATCATCACAGGTGTTGGTAGCTGGAAAATCATCTTCAGTGTATTTGCAGGTGCTTTTGTGATGGGTACTGTATGTAACATGTTCGGAGCAAACGAATACATGTTGCTACCTGCTCAGTACCACTTGGTGATTGGTGGATTGGCATTCGGAGCTGTTTTTATGGCTTCTGACCCTGTCACTGCTGCCCAAACCGAAACAGGTAAGTGGATATATGGTTTCTTGATCGGTGTACTGACTATTATCATCCGAGTATTTAATCCAGCATATCCAGAAGGAATCATGCTTGCAATATTATTAATGAACGTATTCGCTCCACTAATCGATTTTTATGTGGTAGGCGCTAACAAGAAAAGGAGGTTGAAACGTGCAACGGTCTAA
- a CDS encoding Na(+)-translocating NADH-quinone reductase subunit A, which yields MSQNIKLKKGFDINLAGKAEKKIAELSLPETFALKPSDFVGMSRAKLLVKEGDTVKAGTPIMIDKQVEDVMYCAPVSGEIAEVVRGAKRKILEIRILADKEIQFESFSKHADVSSLSKEAVIDQMTKGGVWPNIIQRPFGVVASPQDTPKAIFISAFDSHPLAPDTNFILQGNEKYFEAGVAILSKLTSGKVHINVNKDSADFLKSSKAQINTVEGPHPAGNVGVQIHHIDPINKGEVAWTVHPYGVAQIGKLFLEGKYDASKIIALAGSEVKTPQYYKTYSGAAINKLVDGTIKEGHVRYISGNVLTGNQINSTGYLGFYHNQVTVIPEGDYYEFFGWITPTTKKLSFHRAFGLLSFLGGKNKEYTLDTNTRGQHRAFVQTGSFEKVVPMDILPTHLIKAIMAEDYDDMEGLGIYEVIEEDLALCEFIDVSKNEIQSILREGIELVKNS from the coding sequence ATGTCTCAGAATATCAAGCTTAAGAAAGGTTTTGACATCAACCTCGCTGGAAAAGCTGAAAAGAAAATTGCGGAGCTCTCTCTACCTGAGACTTTTGCTTTGAAACCCTCTGATTTCGTCGGAATGAGTCGAGCCAAATTGCTCGTCAAAGAAGGAGATACTGTAAAAGCAGGTACTCCAATCATGATCGACAAACAAGTGGAAGACGTAATGTATTGCGCTCCAGTCAGTGGTGAGATTGCAGAAGTGGTAAGAGGAGCCAAAAGAAAGATTTTAGAAATCAGAATCCTTGCAGACAAGGAAATCCAATTCGAATCTTTCTCAAAGCACGCAGATGTCAGCAGCCTATCTAAAGAAGCTGTAATCGATCAAATGACCAAAGGCGGTGTTTGGCCTAATATCATCCAAAGACCATTTGGTGTGGTAGCTAGTCCACAAGACACCCCAAAAGCAATTTTCATCTCTGCCTTTGATTCACACCCTTTGGCTCCTGATACGAATTTCATCCTTCAGGGAAATGAAAAGTACTTTGAGGCAGGCGTTGCGATTTTGTCAAAATTGACCTCTGGCAAAGTTCACATCAATGTGAACAAAGACTCTGCTGACTTTTTGAAAAGCAGCAAAGCTCAAATCAATACAGTAGAAGGCCCACACCCAGCAGGTAATGTCGGTGTACAGATTCACCACATCGATCCCATCAACAAAGGAGAAGTGGCTTGGACAGTACACCCATACGGTGTAGCACAAATCGGCAAGCTTTTCTTGGAAGGTAAGTACGATGCTTCTAAAATCATCGCATTGGCTGGATCAGAAGTAAAAACGCCTCAGTACTACAAAACATACTCTGGAGCAGCCATCAACAAACTAGTGGATGGCACTATTAAAGAAGGTCATGTAAGATATATCTCTGGTAACGTATTGACTGGCAATCAGATCAACTCTACTGGCTACCTTGGATTCTATCACAACCAAGTCACAGTCATCCCAGAGGGAGACTACTATGAGTTCTTTGGTTGGATCACTCCTACGACAAAAAAATTGAGTTTCCACAGAGCGTTTGGCTTGTTGTCATTCCTTGGAGGGAAAAACAAAGAATATACATTAGATACCAACACGAGAGGTCAGCACAGAGCATTTGTGCAGACAGGATCTTTCGAAAAGGTAGTGCCTATGGACATCCTCCCTACACATTTGATCAAAGCCATCATGGCAGAAGATTATGATGACATGGAAGGATTGGGTATCTATGAAGTGATTGAAGAGGATTTGGCTCTTTGTGAATTCATCGATGTATCTAAAAATGAGATCCAGTCCATTTTGAGAGAGGGAATTGAATTAGTAAAAAATAGTTAA
- a CDS encoding 4-hydroxy-3-methylbut-2-enyl diphosphate reductase, which translates to MKIEIDSNSGYCFGVEYAIEMAEDELNDSGSLYCLGDIVHNHMEVDRLAAKGLKIIDREEMKELRDCKVLIRAHGEPPETYKLAVENNIELIDASCPVVLKLQNRVKGSFDQMEEQDGQIVIYGKPGHAEVIGLTGQTQEKAIIVMEDEDLEQIDFSRPVTLYSQTTKSTKGFYRLKAMIEERIEKAKGTFDVTDFKANDSICRQVSNREPSMEKFSQKHNVIIFVSGKKSSNGRALYGVCKNFNERSYFIGSEEELDLDWIKAGDSIGICGATSTPMWLMERVRDYIQEKMVGQAV; encoded by the coding sequence ATGAAAATAGAAATAGACAGCAATTCGGGATATTGTTTTGGAGTGGAGTACGCCATCGAGATGGCTGAGGACGAGCTCAATGACAGTGGTTCGCTCTACTGTTTAGGTGACATTGTGCACAACCACATGGAAGTCGATCGCTTGGCTGCCAAAGGTCTCAAGATCATCGACCGTGAGGAAATGAAAGAACTCAGGGATTGTAAAGTCTTGATTCGTGCACACGGAGAGCCTCCAGAAACCTACAAACTGGCTGTCGAAAACAACATCGAACTCATAGATGCTTCTTGCCCAGTAGTCCTCAAACTCCAAAACCGTGTCAAAGGCTCCTTTGACCAAATGGAAGAGCAAGATGGACAAATTGTGATCTATGGCAAACCTGGCCATGCAGAGGTAATTGGCCTTACGGGTCAAACCCAAGAAAAAGCCATCATCGTGATGGAAGACGAAGATTTGGAGCAAATTGACTTTTCTCGTCCCGTGACACTCTACAGCCAAACCACTAAAAGCACCAAAGGATTCTACCGACTCAAAGCCATGATCGAGGAGCGCATCGAAAAAGCCAAAGGGACTTTTGATGTGACTGACTTCAAAGCCAACGACAGCATTTGTCGTCAAGTGTCCAACCGCGAACCTAGCATGGAGAAGTTCTCACAGAAACATAACGTCATCATCTTCGTCAGTGGAAAGAAAAGCTCCAATGGACGTGCATTATATGGTGTGTGCAAAAACTTCAACGAAAGAAGTTACTTCATCGGTAGCGAAGAGGAACTCGATCTCGATTGGATCAAAGCAGGTGATTCTATAGGAATCTGTGGCGCGACATCTACTCCTATGTGGTTGATGGAGAGAGTGCGAGATTACATCCAAGAAAAAATGGTCGGACAAGCAGTCTAG
- the cmk gene encoding (d)CMP kinase, translating to MKKIVIAIDGYSACGKSSTAKQVAALLKYKYVDSGAMYRSVTLYFLEHYVDMDNPKSVARALSEIDITFHRHETTGQNETFLNGLNVEKEIREMRISDNVSQVSTIKAVREAMVSLQKKMGKSKGIVMDGRDIGSVVFPTADLKIFMTADFDVRAERRQKELFDKNELVDLDDVKANLKKRDLIDTTRAESPLIKPEDAIVVDTTHMFFKEQVEHIVQLAGSRMLRM from the coding sequence ATGAAAAAAATAGTCATCGCCATCGACGGATACTCAGCCTGCGGCAAGAGTTCGACTGCCAAACAAGTAGCCGCACTACTCAAGTACAAGTATGTGGACTCTGGTGCGATGTATCGCTCTGTGACCCTCTACTTTCTTGAGCACTATGTGGATATGGACAACCCTAAGTCGGTAGCCAGAGCACTTTCCGAGATTGACATCACCTTTCATCGCCATGAGACCACAGGTCAAAACGAGACTTTCCTCAATGGCCTCAATGTAGAGAAGGAAATCAGAGAAATGAGAATCTCAGACAATGTGAGTCAGGTCAGCACCATCAAGGCTGTACGAGAAGCCATGGTGAGCTTGCAAAAAAAGATGGGCAAGAGCAAAGGCATTGTGATGGATGGAAGAGACATTGGTAGCGTGGTGTTCCCTACAGCAGACCTCAAGATATTTATGACGGCAGATTTCGATGTGCGTGCTGAGCGCAGGCAAAAGGAGCTTTTTGACAAGAACGAACTGGTCGATCTAGATGATGTCAAAGCCAACCTTAAAAAACGAGATCTGATCGACACGACCAGAGCCGAAAGCCCCCTGATCAAACCAGAAGACGCGATTGTGGTAGACACCACCCACATGTTCTTCAAAGAGCAAGTAGAGCACATCGTACAACTGGCTGGGAGCAGAATGCTGAGGATGTAG